A DNA window from Ranitomeya imitator isolate aRanImi1 chromosome 2, aRanImi1.pri, whole genome shotgun sequence contains the following coding sequences:
- the LOC138666251 gene encoding 4-galactosyl-N-acetylglucosaminide 3-alpha-L-fucosyltransferase FUT5-like: protein MKQSIDLEILHKTTNQSLKTSISPSQKIEKELLVLVWVFPFAQPFPLDTCETVYGISGCKLTADRSLYSVADAVVIHHVDIMYDRASLPQKPRPHHQRWVWFNMEPPVVIKNLHFLDNLFNMTVTFRQDSDVFRPYGRMEALKKPWSFSIPDKTKLVAWVVSKWYPGAARNIYYKKLKKYLPIDVYGKKHLKLHWDDVYRTISKYKFYLAFENTIYKDYITEKLWSNAFDSWAVPVVLGPSRENYERFLPGDAFIHVDDFSSPKELASYLFELDKDEGRYKKYFNWRSHYRVRRETGWDSHYCKACRGLQQAPYYQVIPSIERWFLEEF, encoded by the coding sequence ATGAAACAATCGATTGACTTAGAAATCCTTCACAAAACAACAAATCAGTCCCTGAAGACTTCCATAAGTCCTTCACAAAAGATCGAGAAGGAGCTTCTTGTTCTCGTGTGGGTGTTTCCTTTTGCACAACCTTTTCCATTAGACACTTGTGAGACCGTCTATGGTATCTCTGGATGCAAACTAACGGCTGACAGGAGCTTGTATAGTGTTGCCGATGCTGTTGTTATCCACCATGTAGACATTATGTATGATAGGGCATCTTTACCGCAGAAACCACGGCCTCATCATCAACGTTGGGTATGGTTCAACATGGAACCACCAGTGGTTATTAAAAATCTTCATTTCTTGGATAATCTATTTAATATGACTGTGACATTCCGCCAAGATTCTGATGTCTTCAGACCTTATGGTCGAATGGAAGCTTTGAAGAAACCTTGGAGCTTCTCAATACCTGACAAGACTAAATTAGTTGCTTGGGTTGTTAGCAAATGGTACCCAGGTGCTGCACGTAATATATATTACAAAAAACTTAAGAAATACCTTCCGATTGATGTCTATGGTAAGAAACATTTGAAACTTCATTGGGATGACGTTTACAGAACTATTTCCAAGTACAAATTTTACTTAGCTTTCGAAAACACAATCTATAAGGACTATATTACTGAAAAACTGTGGTCAAACGCCTTTGATTCATGGGCTGTGCCTGTTGTGTTGGGGCCATCTCGGGAAAACTATGAGCGTTTCCTTCCCGGAGATGCCTTCATTCATGTAGATGATTTCTCAAGCCCAAAGGAGCTAGCTTCCTATCTTTTTGAGCTAGATAAGGATGAAGGcagatataaaaaatattttaactGGAGATCTCACTATCGTGTGAGAAGAGAAACTGGATGGGACAGCCACTACTGTAAGGCCTGTCGGGGATTACAACAGGCCCCCTATTACCAAGTTATCCCGAGCATAGAAAGGTGGTTTTTGGAAGAATTTTGA